CGATGGTGGTGCACACCAGCACGTCGAAGTCCCGCTCCCAGAAGTCGACGATGACCCGTTCCAGCTGGTGCTCGTTCATCTTGCCGTGGGCGACCCGGACCCGGGCGTCGGGCACCAGCTCGCGCAGGTGAGCGGCGACCCGGTCGATGTCCTCGACCCGGTTGTGGATGTAGAACACCTGCCCCTCGCGCAGCAGCTCGCGGCGGATGGCTGCGGTGACCTGCTTGTCCTCCTGCGCTCCGACGTAGGTCAGCACCGGGTGGCGCTCCTCCGGCGGGGTCGCCAGGATCGACAGCTCGCGGATGCCGGTGACGGCCATCTCGAGGGTGCGCGGGATCGGGGTCGCGGACATGGACAGCACGTCCACGTGCGTGCGCAGCGCCTTGAGCGTCTCCTTGTGCTCGACGCCGAAGCGCTGCTCCTCGTCGATGATCAGCAGCCCCAGGTCCTTGAACCGCACGTTCCCGGTGAGCAGACGGTGGGTGCCGATGACGACGTCGACGCTGCCGTCGGCGACGCCCTCGATGGTGGCCCGGGAATCCGCCGGGTTCTGGAAGCGGGAGAGACCGCGCACCACGACGGGGAAGCCGGTGTAGCGCTCGGCGAAGGTGTCCAGGTGCTGCTGCGCGAGCAGGGTGGTGGGGGCGAGCACGGCGACCTGCTTGCCCTCCTGGACCGCCTTGAACGCGGCGCGCACCGCGATCTCGGTCTTGCCGTAGCCGACGTCGCCGAGGATCAGCCGGTCCATGGGGACGGACTTCTCCATGTCCGCCTTGACGTCCTCGATCGTGGAGAGCTGGTCGGGGGTCTCGACGAACTCGAAGGAGTCCTCGAGCTCCCGCTGCCACGGGGTGTCCGGTCCGAAGGCGTGCCCGGGCGCGGACTGGCGGGCGGAGTACAGCCGCACCAGCTCGTCGGCGATCTCGCGGATCGCCCTGCGGGCCTTGGACTTCGTCTTCGCCCAGTCGGCGCCGCCCATGCGGTTGACGCTCGGCTCCTCGCCGCCGACGTACTTGGTGACCTGATCGAGCTGGTCGCTGGGCACGTAGAGCCGGTCGCCGGGCTGGCCCTTCTTGGAGGGCGCGTACTCGATGACGAGGTACTCGCGGGTGGTGCGCTTGGCACCGACGCCCACGGCACGGCTGGTCATCTCCACGAAACGGCCGACGCCGTGGTGGGCGTGGACGACGTGGTCCCCGGGGCGCAGCTGGAGGGGGTCGACGACGTTGCGGCGCCGCGAGGGCATCTTGCGCTCCTCGCCGCGACGCGCCCCGGACTTGCCGGTCAGGTCCCGCTCGGCGGAGAGGATCAGCTGCAGATCCGTATCGACCAGACCCTCGACGAAGGGGCCGACGGTGACCACGGCCTCGCCGGGCGCGACGGGTCCGTCGAGCTCGGCGGTGAAGACGGCGGGCAGCCCCTCGGCGCGGAGGTTCTCGGCGACGTGCCGCGCGCCGCCGGGCCCGACCATGGTCGAGATCACGGACCAGCCCTCGGTGCGGCGCCGTTCGAGGTCCTTCGCGGCGTCCCCGGGCTTGCCGGAGTAGCCGGGATGGGTGGAGGAGGCGGTCGTGAGGTCGACGTCGGTGTCGAGCCCGAAGGCGGCCAGCGTGAACCAGGCGCGGCCGCCCTCGCGGGCATGCCCCTTGGCCTCGGAGAGCGGCACGAAGCTCGCCGCGCCCACATCGATCGGCAGTCCGCCGCCGGCGGCGGCGCTGGACCAGGCCGCGGCGAGGAACTCCTCGGTGGTGGCGACCAGCTCGTCGGCCCGGGCGCGCGCCTTCTCCGGGTCCAGGACCAGGAAGCGGGCGCCGGCGGGCAGCACGTCGGCCACCTGCTCCATCTCCCCGACCAGCACCGGGCTGAGGGACTCCATGCCGTCGGCGGCGATGCCGTCCGCGATCCGCAGCAGCAGGTCCCGCACCCCGGGCAGCTCCTCGGCGCGGGCGCGGGCGCGCTCACGCACCTCGGGGGACAGCAGGATCTCGCGGCAGGGCGGGGCGTCCAGACCCCGCGGGGCAGGGTCCAGGGAGCGCTGGTCGGCGACGGAGAAGTAGCGGACGTCATCGATCTCGTCGCCGAAGAGGTCCACCCGCACCGGATGCGGTTCGGTGGGCGGGAAGACGTCGAGGATGCCGCCGCGCACGGCGAACTCGCCGCGCTTCTCGACCATGTCGACGCGGACGTAGGCGGCATCGACGAGGTCGCGCTCGATCTCCTCGAGGGGATAGGTGTCCCCGACCGCCGCGCGCACCGGGCGCAGGTCGCCCAGGCCCTTCGCGATCGGCTGCAGCAGGGAGCGCACCGGCATCAGCACCACGTGCGCCGGGTCCTCCGTCTCGGGATGCGCGATGCGGCGCAGGGTCGACAGCCGCTTGGCGACGGTGTCGGCGCGCGGGGAGAGCCGCTCGTGGGGCAGGGTCTCCCAGGCCGGGAGCTCGACCAGGTGCGCGGTGCCCACCAGGGCTGACAGCGCGGCCCGCAGATCCTCGGCGGCACGGGTGGTCGCGGTGACGATCACCAGCGGCTGCTCGGCGGTGGCCCGGCGGGCGAGATCCGCCACCAGGAACGGGAACAGGCCGGTGGCCGCGACGATGCTGCCGCCCTCGCCGCTCTCGG
The window above is part of the Brachybacterium vulturis genome. Proteins encoded here:
- the mfd gene encoding transcription-repair coupling factor, translating into MTTQTTAPAPTTEHPPLRPLLEQLAGGRDLTAVRDLVAEGTESGEGGSIVAATGLFPFLVADLARRATAEQPLVIVTATTRAAEDLRAALSALVGTAHLVELPAWETLPHERLSPRADTVAKRLSTLRRIAHPETEDPAHVVLMPVRSLLQPIAKGLGDLRPVRAAVGDTYPLEEIERDLVDAAYVRVDMVEKRGEFAVRGGILDVFPPTEPHPVRVDLFGDEIDDVRYFSVADQRSLDPAPRGLDAPPCREILLSPEVRERARARAEELPGVRDLLLRIADGIAADGMESLSPVLVGEMEQVADVLPAGARFLVLDPEKARARADELVATTEEFLAAAWSSAAAGGGLPIDVGAASFVPLSEAKGHAREGGRAWFTLAAFGLDTDVDLTTASSTHPGYSGKPGDAAKDLERRRTEGWSVISTMVGPGGARHVAENLRAEGLPAVFTAELDGPVAPGEAVVTVGPFVEGLVDTDLQLILSAERDLTGKSGARRGEERKMPSRRRNVVDPLQLRPGDHVVHAHHGVGRFVEMTSRAVGVGAKRTTREYLVIEYAPSKKGQPGDRLYVPSDQLDQVTKYVGGEEPSVNRMGGADWAKTKSKARRAIREIADELVRLYSARQSAPGHAFGPDTPWQRELEDSFEFVETPDQLSTIEDVKADMEKSVPMDRLILGDVGYGKTEIAVRAAFKAVQEGKQVAVLAPTTLLAQQHLDTFAERYTGFPVVVRGLSRFQNPADSRATIEGVADGSVDVVIGTHRLLTGNVRFKDLGLLIIDEEQRFGVEHKETLKALRTHVDVLSMSATPIPRTLEMAVTGIRELSILATPPEERHPVLTYVGAQEDKQVTAAIRRELLREGQVFYIHNRVEDIDRVAAHLRELVPDARVRVAHGKMNEHQLERVIVDFWERDFDVLVCTTIVETGLDIANANTLIVEHADKFGLSQLHQLRGRVGRSSERAYSYFLYNATKPLTELAHDRLTTLATNTDLGAGMKVAMKDLEIRGAGNLLGGEQSGHIAGVGFDLYVRMVGEAVAAFRGESAAPEKEIRVELPLDAHVPHDYIGSERLRLEAYSKLSAVRESSEIDQIRSELIDRYGTPPAPVEVLLDVARFRIDARAAGVDEIQAQGKMIRFAHLEVPDSAAMRMKRLYPGTVLKPAVRQVLVPRPMTSRLGGTELRDHDLLEWAREVLRTLVPAAAETISAPAVRTAAE